The sequence ATCGATCAGATCACCAAGCAGCTGGTGTTCATCAACCTGGAGCCCTACGAAACCCTGCGACTGCTGCCGGTGTTCAACCTCACGCACATGCGCAATACCGGCGCCGCGTTCAGCATGCTGAGCAGCGCCTCGCCGCTGTTCTTCATCGCGCTGGGCGTGGCGGTCAGCATCGGCATCCTGATCTGGCTGCGCCGGCACCCGCAGGGCGAAACCCCGGTGGCGGTCGGCCTGGCGCTGATCCTGGGCGGGGCCCTGGGCAATGTCATCGACCGCGCCTACCGCGGTTACGTGGTGGATTTCCTGGATTTCCATATCGGCGAATGCGGCTGGTGCCACTGGCCGGCCTTCAACGTGGCCGACTCGGCCATCGTGATCGGCGCCGGGCTGCTGGTCTGGGACATGTTCCGCAAGCGCGATCCCGCGCGCAGTGGCTGAGCCGCTCGGCTAAACTTCCATCATGCAGATCCTGCTCGCCAACCCCCGCGGCTTCTGCGCCGGCGTGGACCGCGCCATCGAGATCGTCGAGCGCGCGCTTGAACGCCTGGGGCCGCCGATCTATGTGCGCCACGAGGTGGTGCACAACCGCTTCGTGGTGGACGGCCTGCGCCGCAAGGGCGCGGTGTTCGTGGAAGAGCTGGACGAGGTGCCGGCCGGCGCCACCGTGATCTTCAGCGCGCACGGCGTGGCGCAGTCGGTCTATCGCGATGCCCAGGCACGCGGGCTCACCGTGTTCGACGCCACCTGCCCGCTGGTGACCAAGGTGCACATCGAGGTGCGCCGCTATGCGCGCGAGGGCCGCGAGGTGGTGCTGATCGGCCATGCCGGGCATCCGGAGGTCGAGGGTACCATGGGCCAGTTCGAACGCGGGCATGGCGGCGAGATCTATCTGGTGGAGACGGTCGAGGACGTGCAGCGGCTGCAGTTGCGCAATCCCGATCACACCGCCTACGTCAGCCAGACCACGCTGTCGATGGACGATACGGCGCGCGTGATCGAGGCCCTGCGCGCGCGCTTTCCCCGCATCCTTGGCCCGCGCAAGGATGACATCTGCTACGCGACGCAAAACCGCCAGGATGCGGTCAAGACGCTGGTGAACCGCTGTGACCTGCTGCTGGTGGTCGGCTCGCGCAACAGCTCGAATTCCAACCGCCTGCGCGAGATTGCCGACCAGCGCGGCGTGCAGGCGCATCTGATCGACGGCGCGGATGACATCGATCCGGCCTGGCTGGCCGGCAAGGCCGCGGTGGGCGTCACCGCCGGTGCTTCGGCGCCGGAAGTCCTGGTCCGCCAGGTCGTGGCGCGGCTGCAGGAACTGGGCGGCACACCGCCGCAGGAGCTCTCGGGCCGGCCGGAGAACATCGTGTTCTCGCTGCCCAGGGCTTTGCAGCGGGCCTGAACCGGCAGCCATCCCTGTCCACGCGATGAGCGGCAAGCATCCCGACGCGGTCGTGATCGGGGCCGGCGCGATCGGCCTGTTCACGGCCTGGCGGCTGGCCGAGGCCGGGCTGCGCGTCCTGGTGCTGGAACGCGGCGAGGTCGGCCGTGAAGCCTCCTGGGCCGGCGGCGGGATACTGTCCCCCCTGCATCCCTGGCGCTATCCCGAGGCAGTGCTGGCGCTGGCGCGCTGGTCGCAGGGGGTTTATCCGCAGCTTTGCGAAACCTTGCGCGAACGTACCGGCATCGATCCGCAGTGGACCACCGGCGGCATGCTGATCCTGGAGCCGGAATCGGTACCGGAGGCGCGTCGCTGGGCCGGGTCTGCGCCGGAAACCGTGGAAATCCTCGACGCCGGCCAGCAGGCCCTGCGCTTTCCCGGCGTCATGACTACTTCCTCCGCCATCCTGCTGCCGGCAGTCGCGCAGCTGCGTAACCCGCGGCTGCTGCAGGCCTTGCAGGCGCAGCTGCGTGCCCTGGGGGTGGCGTTCCGCACCGGGCTGCCGGCCGAGCGGCTGCGGGTCGATAAGGGCCGTGCGGTGGCGGTGCAGACCCGGGAGGGTGAAATCGGCGCCGCGTGCTTTGTCGTGGCTGCAGGGGCCTGGAGCGGATCAATCGCGCCGCTGGCGATTCCGGTGGAACCGGTCAAGGGTCAGATGCTGCTCTATGCGGTGGGCGCCGCGACGCCGCCGGTGATGCTGCTGCGCGAGCACAGCTACCTGATCCCGCGCCGCGACGGGCGCGTGCTGGCGGGCAGCAGCGTGGAATACGCCGGCTTTGACAAGACGCCCGACGCCGCCATGCGGCGGCAGCTGCACGAAGGGGCCGTCGCGCTGTTTCCGCAACTGGCCACGGGCGTGATCGAGGCGCACTGGGCCGGCCTGCGTCCCGGCAGCCCCCGGGGGATCCCCTTCATCTGCAGGCACCCGGAGATTGCCGGCGTGTATCTCAATACCGGCCATTTCCGCCACGGGCTGCTCACGGCGCCGGCCTCGGCGCAGCTGCTGGCGGATCTGGTGCTGCAGCGCCAGCCGTTCGTCAATCCGGCGGACTACCAGATGGCCTGAGGCATGGCCGTTTTCGAGGAAGGCTATTTATCCCAGCAGTCGGTACCCAGCGTCCCGCTGGCGCCGCGCACGCCCAGGTGGTTGAGGGTGAAGCTGCCGCATTTGCTGTCGGCGGCCTGTGCGCCCTGCGGTGTCGCCGTCAGGGTATAGGTGGTGGCGGTGCGATTACTGATGGCGATGCGGTAATAGCCCTCGGGTGTCGTGAACGGCCCATTGCCCACACTGCAGCCGGTACCAGTCAGATAAGTGCCGAACTGGCTGTAACAACGCTCCAGCCGCTGTGCCAGGCCTGACAGCTCGGTCTTGGCTTCCGCGCGCCGCGCGCGCTGCACATAGGACTCGTAGCTGGGCAGGGCGATCATGGCCAGGATGCCAATGATCGCCACCGTGATCATCAACTCGATCAGCGTAAAGCCCCTGCTGTGCGGTGCCATCGCTATGAACCTCAGCGGATCTGGCGCCAAGACTGACGACCGCTGTCATCACCCGCATACTCCCCCTTGCGGAAAATGCCACCAGTCGTGCCGCTGGCCAGTTTGTACTGCTTGCGGTCATCGCCACCGCCCGAGCCCGAGCCGCCAGCATTAAGGATACCCGGTGTTTTGATGATGCCCTCTGTGGATTTGCTGCCGCTGACGGGCACCATGACCGGGTTGCCGCCGATCGTGATCTGTACGAAGTCGCCGATCGTGAAGACACCGTCGTTGTTCAGGTCGAAGGGTGAGAAACTCAGCCGCGAGCCGCTAAGCGCATCCAACTCCATCAGCCAGCTGTCGCCCCCGAAGCCGCAGGGGTCATTGTTCGGAATCAGGGTGGTGAAGATGATGCGCCCGCCGCGCAGGATCGGATTGGCGACCTGGCGTTCGCCGCCGATCGGCAGGTCGATATACCAGCCCTTGTGGGTGTTGTCGATGCTGTTATTGCTGGTGACACGGACCTGATCGCTGCCTGGGCTGCCGTCCGGGTTGGTGAAACTGAAGGTCTGAGTGGCGATGACCTGCTGCTGCAACAGGTTGGTCGTACTGCGACCGCTACCGACCGGGGCTGGCGTGCCCGTGCTGCCCTTGGTAAACAGGTCGCGGATGGCATAAAAGGACTGCACCACCTGCGTTGCAGTGCCCGTGGTGGTACAGCTCACCGTGCTGCCGTTGGTCGTGGTGCGTGCATCACAGTCCTCAAAATACTTGCCGGTGCCGACATAGACCATCTGCCCACCGGTCGGGTTGTTGCCAACCTCAGGCCGCGCGGTGATGGACTGACGGGTGTTATAGCAAGTGGTCGTGCTGCTGGCGTCGGTGCAGGCGGTGAACAGCGGCTTGGGCGTGCTGCCCTGCTTGAAGCCGAAGTCCCACTGGCTGACGTTGTTGCTGGTCACGTCGAACTTCCACAGGTTGCCCCACAGGTCGCCGGCGTAGATGAAGTCCACGATGCGATCCTGGTCCACGTCTACCGGGATCGGTGAGGACAGGCCGTTCGGCTGCGAGGCCGAACCGACGCCCGTGTTGAATTCCTTGATCACGCTGCCGGTGGCCAGGTCGAGGATGTACAGCCGCGCGGTGTTGGAAGCGCTTTCATAGCCGTTTGCAACGATGGCGGCCCAGCTGCCGTTGTACATGCGGCCCATGCTGGGCTGGGGAATCGAGAATCCCATCTCGCTTCCGCCCGTGCTGCTGCTGGTGAATTCCCACAGCGGCGTCGAGGTACCCAGCGCCGACGGGTCGGTCACGTTCAGGGCGAAGACACCGCGCCCACCGGCGCCCAGCGCGCCGACCAGGATCGTGCGCCAGGCCGTGCTGCTGCCCAGCGTGAGATAGGCGTCGATCACGCGCGAGGAGCCGTCCACAAAATAGCGGTGTTTCTGGTTGTAGCCGGAGGCTGGCAGGCCGACATTGCCCGGGTCGTCGGCGCGGCTGGCCTCAGTCAGGAAGCGCAGGTTCGGGATGATGGCATTGGGGACGTAGGCAAACAGCTCGTCGCCCGAATTCGGCTGCCCCGAGGTGGCGTTGAAGCCGTGCAGCATGCCATCGTTGGCACCGACGTAGATCATGGGGATGCGGTTCTGGTAAGCGCTGCTGGCACGGAAGGTCCGGTAGGCGCTGCCCTCGGTGCCTGGCAGCACATCGAAGCCGAAATCCTGCTTGCCGACGAACACTGGATCGGAATTGATGATGTCGCCTAGGCGACTGGTGCGCGGTCGGAAGTCTTGCGCGTCAGGCGCCTCACCCGAATCATCGCCACGCAGGTAGTTGACGACGGCCGTGCCATACGCATCGTCGCCGCTGCTGTTGTCGGGCTTGAGCTTGAGCGCATTTTTCTGCGCACTGTTCAGGTTGGCATAGAGAAAGTTCACGCCGGTGCCACCGCTCAGCGTCACGATGTTACGGCTGCCCGGTGCGGGGATATGGTCCTTGGCGTCCCAGGCAGGGATGCCGACGGTGCCGCTGGATGAGACCGGATACGCCAGCAGCTGGCCGCTCCAGTCATTGGTGGAGAAGCGCGCCTGGAAGATCAGGGTGTCCGTGCTCAGGCGCGTGGAGTTGGTGGCGACGGAGGCAGCGGCGCTGGTGCGAGTCTGGATGTCCGAGATGGCGGAACGCAGCGCGGCGTTCAGTTCGGCGTCATTGTTGGCGGTGAAATAACGGCCATCGCCATAGAACGCGGCATCCTCCAGCATCTGGTTGGCGACGGTGAATCCGACCGTGTAAGTGCGCAGGCTCTGAATTGGAAAGCGCGGGTCGTTGAAGCTGCCGGCCGCAAGATCGTTACCACCGGTGCGCATGTCGATCTCGTAGCCGAACTTGGCGATATCGTCTAGATAATAGGTATCGCCTTCGGCATCGCCGCTGATATTGTCGCCGTCCGAAAAGCGCGCCGGCGGTGCGGGACTGAGGCCATCCCAGTTAGGCAGACTGCGACTGCTCTCTCGCGGGTCATCGGGGTCGTTGGTTGGGAAGGTGCGGTCGAAAGTGGGTGCGCCGTCCGTCACCACGATCGCAAAGTTGCGCTGGCAGCGATACTGAATGGGGCTGGTGTAGCTCGTACTGGCATTGTAAAAGCTGGTCATACCGCGGAAGTAGCGGGTGATTTCGTACAGTGTCTCGGCCAGCGGTGTGTTGGTACTGGCGGTAAAACCGTTGATCGCCGAGACCAGGCTGCTGGTCGCCGTGCCGCACACGGCGTTGATTCTGCCGCCGGGTGCGCCATTGAAGCTGCTGCCGCTGCCACTCGGCGGATTGAACGAGGATAGGCCGATGCGCAGATTGGCGTTGCTATTGACGAAGTTGATGGCGACGTTCTTCGCCGTCTGCAGGCGGAAACTGCTGGGAATCAGCCCAGTGGTCAGGTCGCGGCCGCCATTGCCGGTGACGGTAGCATAGGTTTCGAACAGGTAGTTGAGGTAATTGCCGGTGTAACGCGTGGCATGTGCGCCGACCGGATCGGGCAGCAGCAGACAGCGTGTGGTGGAACCTTTGACGCCGCGAATACGTGCCGTGCCCGGTGTGCCGCTGCTGCTGACGCTGACCGAGTTGCAACTGCCACGATCGTCATAAATGTCGGACAGAATCACGTTGCCTTCCTGCGCAGTCCAGCAGGGGGTCTGACTTTGTCCACCGCGATCGCAGTTGTAATTTGCCCAGTTGGGATAGGTTGTGTTCGGGTTGTAGCCCGTGGCCCAGATGATGTTGTTCATGCTGCCGGAGTTGTCGAACAGCAGCATGACGTTGGGTGTGGCCGAAGTAGAGACAAACAGGGGCACAGTGGCGACGGCTGCATACAATCCGGCGCTTCCGAACAGGGTGCCCGCCGTTAACAATACGATGCTGACCAGACGGATACGCTTGCGCATCTCTGACTCCTCCCGGATATCTGTGCTGGCTTCAGCGCTTGTAGGTGGATTGCAAGATCACGCTAGTGGTCCCGCTGATGCCGACGCCGCGCGCGGTGACGCGGTAGAAGCGCAGCTCATCTACCGGCGCGTCGGCTGCCAGGCTCTCGCCGGGCCCAGGGATCAGCGGGAATTCCTCGAGGTAATAGCGTGCGCTGGCCTGGCTCAGCGGAGCCGGCGCGCTGCCGAACCCGCCGTAGGCGATTGCATTGGCAGCCCAGTTGCTGCTTTCGCTGCCGCCCTGCCACTGCTTCCAGTACGGCGGCTGGGCCGGGTCGGTGTATTCGCGCGCCCGATAGCGGCCGCCCGTGCCATCGAAGTCCGGCAGGGTGGGCGCGAGCAGGCTCTGCTCGCCGGCGCGCAGCGCCGCCTCCGCGGCCTGGAAGGCGACGTTATGGTCGGTGTTGCTGCCGGACATGCGCTCTTCGAGCAACGTGCTGCGCGCCGCCGACAGCCCGATCAGCGTCATGACCAACAGCACGATCATGCCGACGACGAGGATGACGCCGCTCTGCGATCTCGGAAACCGTGGGATGTGGCTCATGGTCTGTCTCCGGTCACTGCGCCTTGTTGCGCAAAGTGAGGGTAGTGGTCACGGCTTGGTACATGCGGCCATCGCTGAAGGGGCCGACTGTGGTTCCCAGCAGATTGAACGTGCGGGTGTCGACATCGAAGCCGGCACGTTCCAAGCTGCGGAATAGCAGCGCAATCCGGATGCTGACCACGTTGCGGAAACTGCCGACCTGGTTCGCGTTGCGGTAGATATCGGGCATCAAGTCGCCGTCGGTGTCCTCACCGTACTGCACTTGCAGGTTTTGCACGCCCTCGACCAGTTCCTGGGCTGGATCACTGCCCACGCGTCGCCACAGGGAGGGACCGCTGCCCGAGCCGCTGTTGCGGACGAAATAGCTGATCGTGGCCACCTTGAAGAGCTGCGAGCCGATCGGATAACGGCGCCCGAGATCCTGGGTCGCATTGCCTGGTGTTCCCGTACCCGTCTGGTGCACGATATTGCCGTTGCTGACGGTATAGTTGGTGATCTGGAAGATGGCGCTGCCCAGACAATCGGATACCATCACGATATCGCCGTTGGCTACCGGCGGGGGACTCAGATTGTCCGTGATCTTGAGGTCGGCAGACGTATTCGGCATTTCCTGCCGGATAACAACGCCGTCATCCAGCACGCCGCGCACCACCACCACGTCGGTACCGGTAACGACCGC comes from Nevskiales bacterium and encodes:
- the ispH gene encoding 4-hydroxy-3-methylbut-2-enyl diphosphate reductase: MQILLANPRGFCAGVDRAIEIVERALERLGPPIYVRHEVVHNRFVVDGLRRKGAVFVEELDEVPAGATVIFSAHGVAQSVYRDAQARGLTVFDATCPLVTKVHIEVRRYAREGREVVLIGHAGHPEVEGTMGQFERGHGGEIYLVETVEDVQRLQLRNPDHTAYVSQTTLSMDDTARVIEALRARFPRILGPRKDDICYATQNRQDAVKTLVNRCDLLLVVGSRNSSNSNRLREIADQRGVQAHLIDGADDIDPAWLAGKAAVGVTAGASAPEVLVRQVVARLQELGGTPPQELSGRPENIVFSLPRALQRA
- a CDS encoding PilW family protein, with the protein product MRSTRKRQRGVGLIEVLISITLGLLILVALLKSYDDSKATFRVQDSISRLQENARYALYLIGRDLRMAGYRGCARDGSLAPINNTLNTPSAFLYDFQTPVQGFEGNSGGTWSPALPSGFGAVVTGTDVVVVRGVLDDGVVIRQEMPNTSADLKITDNLSPPPVANGDIVMVSDCLGSAIFQITNYTVSNGNIVHQTGTGTPGNATQDLGRRYPIGSQLFKVATISYFVRNSGSGSGPSLWRRVGSDPAQELVEGVQNLQVQYGEDTDGDLMPDIYRNANQVGSFRNVVSIRIALLFRSLERAGFDVDTRTFNLLGTTVGPFSDGRMYQAVTTTLTLRNKAQ
- the lspA gene encoding signal peptidase II, translated to MAIKYHNVHWLWLSLAVIVIDQITKQLVFINLEPYETLRLLPVFNLTHMRNTGAAFSMLSSASPLFFIALGVAVSIGILIWLRRHPQGETPVAVGLALILGGALGNVIDRAYRGYVVDFLDFHIGECGWCHWPAFNVADSAIVIGAGLLVWDMFRKRDPARSG
- a CDS encoding PilX N-terminal domain-containing pilus assembly protein, with the protein product MSHIPRFPRSQSGVILVVGMIVLLVMTLIGLSAARSTLLEERMSGSNTDHNVAFQAAEAALRAGEQSLLAPTLPDFDGTGGRYRAREYTDPAQPPYWKQWQGGSESSNWAANAIAYGGFGSAPAPLSQASARYYLEEFPLIPGPGESLAADAPVDELRFYRVTARGVGISGTTSVILQSTYKR
- the thiO gene encoding glycine oxidase ThiO; protein product: MSGKHPDAVVIGAGAIGLFTAWRLAEAGLRVLVLERGEVGREASWAGGGILSPLHPWRYPEAVLALARWSQGVYPQLCETLRERTGIDPQWTTGGMLILEPESVPEARRWAGSAPETVEILDAGQQALRFPGVMTTSSAILLPAVAQLRNPRLLQALQAQLRALGVAFRTGLPAERLRVDKGRAVAVQTREGEIGAACFVVAAGAWSGSIAPLAIPVEPVKGQMLLYAVGAATPPVMLLREHSYLIPRRDGRVLAGSSVEYAGFDKTPDAAMRRQLHEGAVALFPQLATGVIEAHWAGLRPGSPRGIPFICRHPEIAGVYLNTGHFRHGLLTAPASAQLLADLVLQRQPFVNPADYQMA
- a CDS encoding type IV pilin protein; translation: MAPHSRGFTLIELMITVAIIGILAMIALPSYESYVQRARRAEAKTELSGLAQRLERCYSQFGTYLTGTGCSVGNGPFTTPEGYYRIAISNRTATTYTLTATPQGAQAADSKCGSFTLNHLGVRGASGTLGTDCWDK
- a CDS encoding PilC/PilY family type IV pilus protein; amino-acid sequence: MRKRIRLVSIVLLTAGTLFGSAGLYAAVATVPLFVSTSATPNVMLLFDNSGSMNNIIWATGYNPNTTYPNWANYNCDRGGQSQTPCWTAQEGNVILSDIYDDRGSCNSVSVSSSGTPGTARIRGVKGSTTRCLLLPDPVGAHATRYTGNYLNYLFETYATVTGNGGRDLTTGLIPSSFRLQTAKNVAINFVNSNANLRIGLSSFNPPSGSGSSFNGAPGGRINAVCGTATSSLVSAINGFTASTNTPLAETLYEITRYFRGMTSFYNASTSYTSPIQYRCQRNFAIVVTDGAPTFDRTFPTNDPDDPRESSRSLPNWDGLSPAPPARFSDGDNISGDAEGDTYYLDDIAKFGYEIDMRTGGNDLAAGSFNDPRFPIQSLRTYTVGFTVANQMLEDAAFYGDGRYFTANNDAELNAALRSAISDIQTRTSAAASVATNSTRLSTDTLIFQARFSTNDWSGQLLAYPVSSSGTVGIPAWDAKDHIPAPGSRNIVTLSGGTGVNFLYANLNSAQKNALKLKPDNSSGDDAYGTAVVNYLRGDDSGEAPDAQDFRPRTSRLGDIINSDPVFVGKQDFGFDVLPGTEGSAYRTFRASSAYQNRIPMIYVGANDGMLHGFNATSGQPNSGDELFAYVPNAIIPNLRFLTEASRADDPGNVGLPASGYNQKHRYFVDGSSRVIDAYLTLGSSTAWRTILVGALGAGGRGVFALNVTDPSALGTSTPLWEFTSSSTGGSEMGFSIPQPSMGRMYNGSWAAIVANGYESASNTARLYILDLATGSVIKEFNTGVGSASQPNGLSSPIPVDVDQDRIVDFIYAGDLWGNLWKFDVTSNNVSQWDFGFKQGSTPKPLFTACTDASSTTTCYNTRQSITARPEVGNNPTGGQMVYVGTGKYFEDCDARTTTNGSTVSCTTTGTATQVVQSFYAIRDLFTKGSTGTPAPVGSGRSTTNLLQQQVIATQTFSFTNPDGSPGSDQVRVTSNNSIDNTHKGWYIDLPIGGERQVANPILRGGRIIFTTLIPNNDPCGFGGDSWLMELDALSGSRLSFSPFDLNNDGVFTIGDFVQITIGGNPVMVPVSGSKSTEGIIKTPGILNAGGSGSGGGDDRKQYKLASGTTGGIFRKGEYAGDDSGRQSWRQIR